The Montipora foliosa isolate CH-2021 chromosome 14, ASM3666993v2, whole genome shotgun sequence genome window below encodes:
- the LOC137985504 gene encoding uncharacterized protein, whose protein sequence is METEKLLQMGKEFGLEGEKLLEFVEKQQKLEQEREEKRRQLEQERRREEEEKEEKRRQLEEERRREQEEREEKKRQLQEEREERRRMLEEDKRKEEEEKEERRRREYEERETRRQERELRKLEMEAELLKQKEAIEAAKREHELEIARLAVENADGRPEVREDRAKAPKLPSFVDGKDDLDAYLQRFERFAETAKWKKDGWASKLSALLSGRALEVYSRLSEDAAKDYDRVKIALMKRYDLTEDGYRRKFRASKPEIDESPEQFIVRLDRYLLRWLELSDTAGTFDGLKDLIVKEQFIDSCPKDLAIHLRERAPETLAKIAKVADQYLEAHGKHLFSSASRKPTLQPERDEAKNMQINPPALHCFKCNTRGHKAVNCPTLTRKCFLCGKQGHEARNCRSGGCRSGGQRKDGNPVQRGQVSASCLVQPPEDKPTDEEVKACIKDDKLLLACGKKIPLLSSACIEPLTGVRSKMPVVKGRIGEKPVDVLRDTGCSGIVVKRDLVPVDQFTGEFNVMLLIDNTARKVPIAKIDVDTPYLKGQVEAQCLPDAVYDLIIGNVPGARAADDPDPSWQVPVQEACAVTTRSQAKKAGEHTPLKVPDTKESPVVDREKLKEMQRDDESLQKFWEKDDVVVRGQAEISFEVKGGVLYRVYKHPYVNGGKPMKQVMVPVQLRGRIMELAHGSIMGGHMGIKKTTDKIQSAFYWPGIQGDVTRYCKSCDVCQKTVNKGSVPKVPLEKMPLIDKPFKRVAIDLVGPIVPPSEDGHRYILTLVDFATRYPEAVPLRNIDTQTVAEALVDIFSRLGVPEEILSDLGTQFVSECMKEVTRLLSIKQLTTTPYHPMCNGLTEKFNGTMKSMLKRLCSEQPRQWHRYINPLLFAYREVPQESTGFSPFELLYGRAVRGPMFILKELWTKELEEPEVKNSYQYVFELREKLEDTLKLAHIELQKAQNKGKHYYDRKTKVRKFVPGDKVLVLLPTDHNKLLMQWKGPFEVSAVVGLNDYRVRVKGKERVYHANLLKKYFEREDPVSVGAVAVETNANICKNEHVDSEVEEVDPVDSIDFLEIGGYVAKESVKDVAIGENLSHEQRAEFMDLANEFQSLFTEAPGTTSLAQHHIKLTSDQPVRSRPYPVPYSLRESLKKDITDMMKMGVIRESSSPYASPVVVVKKKDNSNRVCVDYRKLNKLTVFDPEPMPTAEHLFQKLNDDKYFTRIDLSKGYWQISIPEEDIPKTAFVTPDGSYEFLKMPFGMINSAATLKRAMKKLLLGLDNVEFYWDDILVHTRTWEEHIKALRELFRRLLAAGMTIRPTKCLFGVNTVDFLGHRLGEGLIGLHEDNVTKIRDAPRPITKKQIRSFMGLAGYYRDFIPNFAALAAPLSDLTRKGRPNKVEWGEAQEKAYQSIKALLTKEPVLRLPDSRKTYFLQTDASDTGIGAVLMQKHDGKLFPVCYASKKLSSAERNYSTIEKECLAIVWGFKRFHLYLYGVSFVLQTDHEPLKYMNSAKFANGRLMRWAMFLQSYNFRVEAIKGSENVGADYLSRVEE, encoded by the coding sequence atggaaacggaaaagcttttgcagatgggaaAAGAATTCGGATTGGAGggagaaaagctgctcgagtttgtagagaagcaacaaaagttagaacaagaaagagaagaaaaacgcagacaattagaacaagaaagaaggagggaagaggaagaaaaagaagaaaaacgtagaCAATTGGAAGAAGAACGAAGGAGGGAACAGgaagaaagagaggaaaaaaagaggcaattacaagaagaaagagaagagagacgtcgaatgcttgaggaggataaaagaaaggaagaggaagagaaagaggaaaggcgcagaagagaatacgaagagagagaaactaggcgacaagaacgcgaactaagaaaattggagatggaagccgagctgttgaaacagaaagaggctattgaagcggcaaaaagagaacatgagctggagattgcacgtttggctgtggagaatgctgacggacgtcctgaagtgagagaggatcgggctaaggcacctaaactcccctcgtttgttgatggtaaagacgatttggacgcgtatttgcagaggttcgagagatttgccgagactgctaagtggaaaaaagatggatgggcatcgaagctcagtgctctgttgtctggacgggcactagaagtgtattcacgtctatcggaggacgcagctaaggattatgacagggtaaagattgcgttaatgaagagatatgaccttaccgaagacggctatcgtcgaaaatttagagcatccaaaccagaaattgacgaaagtccggagcagtttattgtgcgactggacagatacctgttacgttggctagagctttcggatactgcgggaacctttgatggtcttaaggacttgatcgtgaaagaacaatttattgactcttgccctaaggatttggcaattcacctgcgagaaagggcacctgagactctagcaaagattgcgaaggtcgctgaccagtacttggaggctcatggtaaacatttgttcagctcagcgagcagaaagccaacattgcagcctgagagggacgaagccaagaacatgcagattaatccaccagctctgcattgctttaagtgtaacacccgaggtcataaagctgtcaactgcccaaccctaacaagaaagtgtttcctatgtggtaagcagggacatgaagctagaaactgtcgatcaggtggatgcagatcaggaggacaaagaaaggatggtaaccctgtgcagcgtggtcaagtgagtgccagttgtctagttcaaccacctgaggataaacctactgatgaagaagttaaggcctgtattaaagatgataagctgctgttagcctgtggtaagaagattccattgttgagtagcgcttgtattgaaccgttgaccggagtgagaagtaaaatgcctgtcgtgaaaggtagaattggagagaagcctgttgatgtcctgagagatactggttgtagtggaattgtagtaaagagggaccttgtacctgtggatcagtttactggcgaatttaatgttatgctgctcattgacaatacggcaaggaaagttcccatcgcaaagattgatgttgatacaccttatctcaagggccaagtggaagcgcagtgtcttcccgatgctgtttatgatttaattattggtaatgtaccaggcgcaagagccgctgacgacccagacccaagctggcaagttcctgtacaagaagcttgtgctgtaaccacgagaagtcaagctaagaaagctggagaacatactccgttgaaggtaccggataccaaagaaagtcctgtagttgatagagaaaagctcaaggagatgcagcgtgatgacgagagcctacagaaattttgggagaaagatgatgtagttgtgagaggccaggctgagatttcatttgaagtgaaaggtggagttctgtaccgcgtctacaagcacccttatgtgaacggaggtaaacccatgaagcaggttatggttcctgtgcagctgagaggtcgaataatggaactagcgcacggatcgatcatgggaggtcacatgggaataaagaaaacgactgataagattcaaagcgcgttctactggccaggcattcaaggggacgtgactcgttattgcaagtcctgcgatgtatgtcagaagacagttaacaagggttccgtaccgaaggttcccctagagaagatgccattaattgacaagccgtttaagagagtagcaatcgacctggttggacctattgttcccccgagtgaggacggtcatagatatatattgacattggtcgactttgcaactcgttatcctgaagctgttcCGCTGAGGAACATTGATACtcagactgtggcagaagcgttggtggatatctttagtcgtttgggagtgcctgaagagatcttgagcgaccttggtacgcagttcgtctctgagtgtatgaaggaagtgacgcggcttttgagcataaAGCAGCTCACTACGAccccttatcatcctatgtgtaatggtctgacggaaaagtttaatggaacaatgaagagcatgttaaagagattgtgcagtgaacagccaagacagtggcatcgctatattaacccgttgctgtttgcatatcgtgaagttccccaggagtctactggtttttcgccgtttgagttgctgtatggaagagctgtcagaggaccgatgtttattctcaaagagctttggacgaaagagctggaggagcctgaagtaaagaacagttatcagtatgtgtttgagctacgcgagaagcttgaagataccctcaagctggcgcacatcgagcttcagaaagcccagaacaaaggcaagcattattacgaccgaaagactaaagtcaggaagtttgtacctggagataaagtgttagtgctgctgccgaccgaccacaacaagctcctaatgcagtggaagggtccatttgaggttagtgctgtagttggtctcaatgattatagagtgagagtcaaaggaaaagagagagtttaccatgctaatctactgaagaagtattttgagcgagaggatcctgtttccgttggagcagttgctgttgaaacgaacgctaacatttgtaagaacgaacatgttgatagtgaagtagaagaagttgaccctgtggatagtattgattttctggagattggtggttatgtcgcgaaagagtcagtcaaggATGTAGCCATAGGAGaaaacctttctcatgagcaaagagcagagttcatggatcttgcaaatgagtttcaaagcttattcacagaagccccaggcacaacaagtttggctcagcatcatatcaagcttacatccgaccaaccagttagatcaagaccatacccagtaccgtatagcttaagagaatcgctgaagaaggacattacagacatgatgaagatgggagtcataagagaatcaagttcgccgtatgcttcgcctgttgtagttgttaagaaaaaagacaactcaaatcgtgtgtgcgtggactatcgtaaactgaacaagttaaccgtgtttgatcctgagcctatgccaactgctgagcatttgtttcagaagttgaatgatgacaagtattttaccagaattgatctgagcaagggctactggcaaatttctattcctgaggaggatataccgaagaccgcttttgtgacgcctgacggatcgtatgaattcctgaagatgccgtttggtatgatcaactccgcagcgaccttaaagagagccatgaagaagctattgctTGGACtagacaacgttgaattttattgggatgacattttggttcacacccgtacgtgggaagagcacatcaaggcgcttcgagagttgttcagaagattattagctgctggaatgaccataagaccgactaaatgtctttttggagtcaacaccgttgattttcttggtcaccgtttgggggaagggttaattggtcttcatgaagacaacgtgacgaagattagagatgctccaagaccaattactaagaagcagataagatcgttcatgggtttggctggatattacagagattttatcccaaacttcgcagcattagcagccccgctgtcagacctcacgcgtaaaggccgacctaacaaagttgaatggggtgaggcacaggagaaagcctatcagagtatcaaggccctcctaacaaaggaaccagtccttcgactgccagattcaaggaaaacctactttctgcagactgatgcttcagacactggtattggcgctgtattaatgcagaaacatgatggcaagctattccccgtttgctacgcaagtaagaaattgtcaagtgcggagcgtaattattcaaccatcgagaaggagtgtttagccattgtgtggggattcaaaaggtttcatctttatctgtatggagtttcctttgtgctacaaacagatcacgagccactgaagtacatgaacagtgcgaagtttgctaatggacggctaatgcgttgggctatgtttcttcagagttacaacttcagagttgaggctatcaagggatctgagaatgtaggagcagattatttaagcagagtagaggaataa
- the LOC137985429 gene encoding peptide-N(4)-(N-acetyl-beta-glucosaminyl)asparagine amidase-like has translation LARLSCSTTGLVAWQVDFSSSGLVIDSVTTKALVTTSGTGQVDWTLEGDDHIAEQLDFANAHETVTTSVLRGSKTLKLTATLSGGKGDVAWQQAQLFSQPIDSENIAFHLTVILRDP, from the exons ttAGCAAGGCTCTCGTGCTCTACAACAGGCCTGGTCGCATGGCAGGTGGATTTCTCTTCCAGTGGTCTTGTAATTGATAGCGTTACTACAAAAGCCTTGGTTACAACATCAGGAACTGGGCAAGTCGATTGGACACTTGAGGGAGATGACCACATTGCAGAGCAATTGGATTTTGCCAATG CACATGAAACAGTAACAACTTCAGTTCTGCGTGGTTCTAAGACTCTGAAATTAACAGCTACCCTTAGTGGTGGGAAAGGAGATGTTGCTTGGCAACAAGCACAGCTTTTCAGCCAACCAATTGACAGCGAGAATATTGCCTTTCACCTCACAGTTATTCTTCGTGATCCTTAA
- the LOC137985505 gene encoding ESF1 homolog isoform X1 produces MDVDLRFARFAQDPRFRKISRKERKVKIDGRFNKMFTDKGFTTNYFVDKRGSKVKKTSKEDLRKFYAMSDESDKEDEKTEPDVEEHQDDKKDERQKKGSESKRKRGNKDVEDGTSDVNREVQGNDEERDDEGISKMEDRDKVKDDDGDSDSSSDEEVDIGRGEGDLMSSSDEEDDEGLDFQKAQNEIEHPWGEMNVSTKTTQETTRRLALCNLDWDKVTATDLFVLFNSLKPRDGTIEAVKIYPSDYGLEQMRSEETLGPVPLKDEEADDEKNIGNKESVEGSEFSMEKLRQYQLNRLKYFYAVIECDTPETAGVLYEGCDGIEFELSGNLLDLRYIPDDMEFDHEPQSVATELPATGSYIAPEFSTTALHQTNVKLTWDETDPGRQRTTMRKFNKDEILEMDFNAYLASSSDEEELEGGEENSDGKEESDEDEDKKINKYKQLLREIEDKEHKADREQELEITWEPGLREATEELVTNKIKEKEKKKMAPWEIYLQNKKEKRKEKRMEKESLKKRLSGRESDESYDVPSDVDLSDPFFSREIDAGINEDENKTSAKPRGKRKHGDVETEEDKKAKEELELLLMEDKDDRQHFSLKGIMDSEKKMNKKRRKRKEKEEEIVEDDFNVDLKDSRFDALFTSHHFAVDPSDPQYRKTKAMETIIQERQKRRETGEITPKANHEKEVQTKKRDPSLSALVKSVKSKTGHFHDRKQKKILMHS; encoded by the exons ATTTTGTTGATAAACGAGGGTCAAAGGTCAAGAAGACTTCAAAAGAAGACTTACGCAAGTTTTATGCAATGTCTGACGAATCTGACAAAG AGGATGAGAAAACAGAACCGGATGTGGAAGAACATCAAGATGATAAAAAGGATGAAAGGCAGAAGAAAGGCTCAGAGTCCAAGAG AAAAAGAGGCAATAAAGATGTAGAGGATGGAACATCTGATGTGAATCGTGAAGTTCAAGGCAATGATGAAGAAAGGGATGATGAAGGCATTTCAAAGATGGAAGACAGAGATAAAGTTAaagatgatgatggtgattcTGATAGCAGTTCTGATGAAGAAGTAGACATAGGCAGAGGTGAAGgagatttgatgtcatcatcAGACGAGGAAGATGACGAAGGACTCGATTTTCAAAAGGCACAG aATGAGATAGAACATCCATGGGGAGAAATGAACGTTTCAACCAAAACCACACAAGAGACAACCAGACGTCTTGCATTGTGCAACTTAGACTGGGACAAAGTGACAGCCACTGATCTGTTTG TGTTGTTTAATTCCCTTAAACCCAGAGATGGCACCATTGAAGCTGTTAAG ATCTATCCATCTGACTATGGCTTGGAACAAATGAGATCAGAGGAAACCCTTGGACCTGTCCCACTGAAAGATGAAGAAGCTGATGATGAAAAAAACATAGGAAACAAAGAAAGTGTGGAG GGCTCAGAGTTTTCGATGGAAAAACTGCGCCAATACCAATTAAACAGACTCAAGTACTTTTATGCCGTCATCGAGTGTGATACACCAG agaCTGCAGGAGTGCTTTATGAAGGATGTGATGGAATCGAGTTTGAACTGAGTGGCAACCTGTTGGATTTGAGGTACATCCCAGATGATATGGAGTTTGACCACGAGCCTCAGTCCGTGGCCACAGAGCTACCAGCCACAGGCTCTTACATCGCACCAGA GTTTTCTACAACAGCTCTTCACCAGACAAATGTCAAACTAACCTGGGACGAAACTGACCCAGGACGACAACGCACCACCATGAGAAAGTTCAACAAAGATGAAATACTAGAGATGGATTTTAATGCCTATCTGGCATCCTCATCAGATGAAGAAGAGTTGGAGGGAGGAGAGGAAAATTCAGATGGCAAGGAAGAGTCAGATGAGGACGAAgacaagaaaattaataaatacAAG CAACTTCTGAGAGAAATCGAGGACAAAGAACACAAGGCCGATAGAGAACAAGAACTTGAGATTACGTGGGAACCGGGCCTGCGAGAAGCCACAGAGGAACTGGTGACAAATAAGATaaaggagaaagaaaagaagaaaatggcGCCATGGGAAATATATCtacaaaataagaaagaaaaaaggaaagagaaacgaatggaaaaggaaagttTAAAGAAACG tttatcAGGGAGAGAATCTGACGAGAGCTACGATGTTCCGTCAGACGTTGATTTGTCAGACCCGTTCTTCAGTCGAGAAATTGATGCTGGGATAAATGAAGACGAGAATAAAACATCCGCTAAACCAAGGGGGAAACGGAAACATGGAGACGTTGAAACGGAAGAAGATAAAAAAGCGAAG GAGGAGCTAGAACTTCTTTTAATGGAGGATAAAGATGACCGACAGCATTTCAGTCTCAAAGGAATAATGGACAGCGAAAAGAAGATGAACAAGAAAagacgaaaaagaaaagaaaaagaagaggaaattgTGGAGGATGATTTTAATGTGGACTTGAAAGATTCTCGGTTTGATGCGCTCTTCACTTCTCATCACTTCGCCGTAGATCCTTCAGATCCACAGTACAG GAAAACAAAAGCCATGGAAACAATTATACAGGAGAGacagaaaagaagagaaactggTGAGATAACACCAAAGGCCAACCATGAAAAAG aaGTGCAAACCAAGAAAAGAGATCCCAG CTTATCGGCCCTCGTTAAATCGGTCAAGTCGAAAACAGGACATTTTCATGATAGAAAACAGAAGAAAATACTTATGCATTCATGA
- the LOC137985505 gene encoding ESF1 homolog isoform X2 gives MDVDLRFARFAQDPRFRKISRKERKVKIDGRFNKMFTDKGFTTNYFVDKRGSKVKKTSKEDLRKFYAMSDESDKEDEKTEPDVEEHQDDKKDERQKKGSESKRKRGNKDVEDGTSDVNREVQGNDEERDDEGISKMEDRDKVKDDDGDSDSSSDEEVDIGRGEGDLMSSSDEEDDEGLDFQKAQNEIEHPWGEMNVSTKTTQETTRRLALCNLDWDKVTATDLFVLFNSLKPRDGTIEAVKIYPSDYGLEQMRSEETLGPVPLKDEEADDEKNIGNKESVEGSEFSMEKLRQYQLNRLKYFYAVIECDTPETAGVLYEGCDGIEFELSGNLLDLRYIPDDMEFDHEPQSVATELPATGSYIAPEFSTTALHQTNVKLTWDETDPGRQRTTMRKFNKDEILEMDFNAYLASSSDEEELEGGEENSDGKEESDEDEDKKINKYKQLLREIEDKEHKADREQELEITWEPGLREATEELVTNKIKEKEKKKMAPWEIYLQNKKEKRKEKRMEKESLKKRLSGRESDESYDVPSDVDLSDPFFSREIDAGINEDENKTSAKPRGKRKHGDVETEEDKKAKEELELLLMEDKDDRQHFSLKGIMDSEKKMNKKRRKRKEKEEEIVEDDFNVDLKDSRFDALFTSHHFAVDPSDPQYRKTKAMETIIQERQKRRETGEITPKANHEKEVQTKKRDPSLSALVKSVKSKTGHFHDRKPKKILMHS, from the exons ATTTTGTTGATAAACGAGGGTCAAAGGTCAAGAAGACTTCAAAAGAAGACTTACGCAAGTTTTATGCAATGTCTGACGAATCTGACAAAG AGGATGAGAAAACAGAACCGGATGTGGAAGAACATCAAGATGATAAAAAGGATGAAAGGCAGAAGAAAGGCTCAGAGTCCAAGAG AAAAAGAGGCAATAAAGATGTAGAGGATGGAACATCTGATGTGAATCGTGAAGTTCAAGGCAATGATGAAGAAAGGGATGATGAAGGCATTTCAAAGATGGAAGACAGAGATAAAGTTAaagatgatgatggtgattcTGATAGCAGTTCTGATGAAGAAGTAGACATAGGCAGAGGTGAAGgagatttgatgtcatcatcAGACGAGGAAGATGACGAAGGACTCGATTTTCAAAAGGCACAG aATGAGATAGAACATCCATGGGGAGAAATGAACGTTTCAACCAAAACCACACAAGAGACAACCAGACGTCTTGCATTGTGCAACTTAGACTGGGACAAAGTGACAGCCACTGATCTGTTTG TGTTGTTTAATTCCCTTAAACCCAGAGATGGCACCATTGAAGCTGTTAAG ATCTATCCATCTGACTATGGCTTGGAACAAATGAGATCAGAGGAAACCCTTGGACCTGTCCCACTGAAAGATGAAGAAGCTGATGATGAAAAAAACATAGGAAACAAAGAAAGTGTGGAG GGCTCAGAGTTTTCGATGGAAAAACTGCGCCAATACCAATTAAACAGACTCAAGTACTTTTATGCCGTCATCGAGTGTGATACACCAG agaCTGCAGGAGTGCTTTATGAAGGATGTGATGGAATCGAGTTTGAACTGAGTGGCAACCTGTTGGATTTGAGGTACATCCCAGATGATATGGAGTTTGACCACGAGCCTCAGTCCGTGGCCACAGAGCTACCAGCCACAGGCTCTTACATCGCACCAGA GTTTTCTACAACAGCTCTTCACCAGACAAATGTCAAACTAACCTGGGACGAAACTGACCCAGGACGACAACGCACCACCATGAGAAAGTTCAACAAAGATGAAATACTAGAGATGGATTTTAATGCCTATCTGGCATCCTCATCAGATGAAGAAGAGTTGGAGGGAGGAGAGGAAAATTCAGATGGCAAGGAAGAGTCAGATGAGGACGAAgacaagaaaattaataaatacAAG CAACTTCTGAGAGAAATCGAGGACAAAGAACACAAGGCCGATAGAGAACAAGAACTTGAGATTACGTGGGAACCGGGCCTGCGAGAAGCCACAGAGGAACTGGTGACAAATAAGATaaaggagaaagaaaagaagaaaatggcGCCATGGGAAATATATCtacaaaataagaaagaaaaaaggaaagagaaacgaatggaaaaggaaagttTAAAGAAACG tttatcAGGGAGAGAATCTGACGAGAGCTACGATGTTCCGTCAGACGTTGATTTGTCAGACCCGTTCTTCAGTCGAGAAATTGATGCTGGGATAAATGAAGACGAGAATAAAACATCCGCTAAACCAAGGGGGAAACGGAAACATGGAGACGTTGAAACGGAAGAAGATAAAAAAGCGAAG GAGGAGCTAGAACTTCTTTTAATGGAGGATAAAGATGACCGACAGCATTTCAGTCTCAAAGGAATAATGGACAGCGAAAAGAAGATGAACAAGAAAagacgaaaaagaaaagaaaaagaagaggaaattgTGGAGGATGATTTTAATGTGGACTTGAAAGATTCTCGGTTTGATGCGCTCTTCACTTCTCATCACTTCGCCGTAGATCCTTCAGATCCACAGTACAG GAAAACAAAAGCCATGGAAACAATTATACAGGAGAGacagaaaagaagagaaactggTGAGATAACACCAAAGGCCAACCATGAAAAAG aaGTGCAAACCAAGAAAAGAGATCCCAG